GCCTTGATGGAGCCGACCACGTTGAGCAGGGTGGACAGGATGCTGTCGAGCACCAGCTGGTGGGTCTGGTCCATGACATCGTCGGTATGCACCCCCACGCCGACGATACCGCCGATCTTGGGCTGCTCGACGAAGAAGGACTTGACCCGCAGGGTCAGCTCTTCCGCGCCGATGGCAACCGGCACCTGCCGATCCGCCGACGCATGGTGGTGGATCTCCACCGTGGCCGGCTCGGCGAAGCGCGGATGATGCTGCAGCGCATCACGGATCTGCGCTTCGACCATGCGCCGGGTCGGCGCGTCGGGCTGGCCGAACCAGAAGATCTCGATGTCGAACAGCTCGTCCTCGGTCTGGAACACCGAGAACAGCACATGGGCTTCGAGCACCGTGTTGATGTCCACCAGCAGCTGGGCCACATGCTCGCGCCAGTCGCGGATCACGTCGGAGGTGATCACGAAGCGCTCGAGCAGGTTGATCTCGAACAGCAGGATGTCCTTGTCCACGGCGATGCTGCGCAGGCGCGAGGCGAGCGTGCCGATGGCCTGATGGATGCGGCGGATCTCCTCGAATTCGCGCGGGCCGGTGTCCACGCCGAGCTGCTTGAGATCGTCGATCCGCCCCACCGACTCGAGGCTGCGCTCGACCCGGCTCACGCTGCGGCCGATGCGCCGGCTCACCCACCACACCGCGCCGATGGCGATCGCGATGCCCAGCAGCAAGCTGGGAAAGGCCGACACATAGAAGCCGTAGCGCGCCTTGTTGAGAATCTGCCCCAGCGGTTGGCGCACCTCCACCGCGCCGAGCACGGTCCCCGGCCAGGCCCCGCGGTGACAGGTCGTGCACCGCGCCTCGGCCACCAGCGGAAAGATGCTGCGCAGCTGGCCGTCGGACTCCAGACGGCTGCGCTGCCCGGTCCTGAGCACGGCCAGCACCGCCGCGTCCGGCGTCGGCGCCGCCTCGTGGCGGTTGGACGCCACCTCGGGGGCCGGATAGATCTCGACCTGGGCCCCCGAGGGATCGTTGCGCAAGGTCTGCAGGAAGCGGTCGGCCTCGTCCGGAATCCAGCCCCGGCTCATGAGCTCCGACAGCGTCGTATAGGTCAGCCGCGCGGCCTGCTGCGCCTGGGTGTCGGCATAACTGCGCAGGGCCGTGTCGAAGCCCTGGCTGACCGCCAGCCAGCTGCCGCCCAGAAAGACCAGTCCGACGGCAGCGGACGCCGCAAAGATGTAACCGCGAAGGCGCATTGCCGACACTGGCTCCGTGATATCAGGAAGGACGAACGTAACAATCCTGAAACACGGATCCCTTGCGCCAAATCAACTACTTAGGGAATTGACTGAAAGTGGCGGCGACAAGCGTGACAAAGTGCACGGGGCCGCCTCGGGACATGCTCCGGGCGGCCCCGCCGCAGGCATGTCCCCCTAGCCGAACCGGCCGGTCACGTAGTCCTCGGTCTGCTTCTCACGCGGGTTGGTGAACATCTGGTCGGTGGCGTCCATTTCCACCAGATGCCCCAGATACATGAAGGCGGTGTAGTCCGAGACCCGCACCGCCTGCTGCAGGTTGTGGGTGACGATGGCGATGGTGTAGCGCGATTTGAGCTCGTCGACCAGCTCCTCGATCTTCGCGGTCGAGATCGGGTCGAGCGCCGAGGCCGGTTCGTCGAGCAGCAGCACCTCCGGCTCAAGCGCCACCGCGCGGGCGATGCACAGCCGCTGCTGCTGGCCGCCCGACAGGCTCGCGCCGGCCCGTTTGAGCTTGTCCTTGACCTCGTCCCACAGCGCGGCGCGGCGCAGCGCCTGCTCCACCACGCCATCCATGTCGGCCTTGGACAGGCGCCGGTACATGCGCACGCCGAAGGCGATGTTGTCGTAGATGCTCATGGGAAACGGCGTCGGCCGCTGGAACACCATGCCCACCCGGGCGCGCAGCTGGTTCAGGTTCTCGCCACCGGCGAGGATGTCGCGCCCGTCGAGGAGAATGCGGCCCGCCGCGCGCTGGCCCGGATACAGGCTGTAGATGCGATTGAGGGTACGCAGCAGGGTGGATTTGCCACAGCCCGACGGGCCGATGAAGGCGGTCACGCGGTGCTCGTGCAGATCGAGCGAGATGTCGTGCAGGACCTGGTGCGCACCGTAGTAAAAGCGCACCTGCTCCAGGCGCATCTTGACGGCGGGCTCCGGTTCAGCCGCCGGGGCGGCATCGGCCACGTGGGGGTCGGCGAGGGACAGGGGCGCCTTGACGTGCGCCTGGTCGGGGTCGATCTTCATGGGTTCGGGTCTCATGGCCGGGGCTCAGGCGTCAGTCATGGTGACGGCTTACCAGGCGCGCGATCACCAGCAGGCCGAGCACCACGGCCGTGCTGACCAGCGCGCCCGCCCAGGCGAGTTGATGCCAGTTGTCGTAGGGGCCGGTGGCGAACAGGTAGAGCACCTGCGGCAGGCCGGCCACCGGCTGGTTCATGTTCCAGGTGAAGAAGTTGTTGCCCAGCGAGGTGAACAGCAAGGGCGCCGCCTCACCGAAGATGCGGGCGGTGGCCAGCAGCAGGCCGGTGAGGATGCCGGAACGCGAGGCACGCAACACCACCTGGAGGGTGGTGCGCCAACGCGGCGCGCCGAGGGCGGCACTGGCCTCGCGCAGGCTGCCGGGCACCAGCTCGAGGGCCGCACAGGCGGTGGACACCACCACCGGCAGCGCCACCACCGCCAGCGCGGCGGCGCCGGCCCAGCCGGAGAAGTGCCCCATGGGCCGCACCAGCACACCGTAAACGAACACCCCGGCGATGATCGACGGGCCGGCCAGCAGCACGTCGTTGAAGAAGCGGATGGCGCGCGCCAGGGCGCCGCCCGGCGCCATCTCCACCAGCCACACGGCGGCGAGGATGCCGATCAGGGCGGCGAGCACGATGCCCGCCCCGGTCATGAGGAAGGAGCCGACGATGGCATTGGCCAGACCGCCGCCGTCGATGCCGGCGCCGGGGGTCGATTCGGTGAACAGGGCCAGGTTCAGCGCCGAGACGCCGCGAGTCACGACACCCCACAGCAACCA
The nucleotide sequence above comes from Nitrogeniibacter mangrovi. Encoded proteins:
- the pstB gene encoding phosphate ABC transporter ATP-binding protein PstB, translated to MRLEQVRFYYGAHQVLHDISLDLHEHRVTAFIGPSGCGKSTLLRTLNRIYSLYPGQRAAGRILLDGRDILAGGENLNQLRARVGMVFQRPTPFPMSIYDNIAFGVRMYRRLSKADMDGVVEQALRRAALWDEVKDKLKRAGASLSGGQQQRLCIARAVALEPEVLLLDEPASALDPISTAKIEELVDELKSRYTIAIVTHNLQQAVRVSDYTAFMYLGHLVEMDATDQMFTNPREKQTEDYVTGRFG
- the pstA gene encoding phosphate ABC transporter permease PstA, which encodes MIPSERGLLLRRRLLSGVDMLMSVLATVFAVLFLGWLLWGVVTRGVSALNLALFTESTPGAGIDGGGLANAIVGSFLMTGAGIVLAALIGILAAVWLVEMAPGGALARAIRFFNDVLLAGPSIIAGVFVYGVLVRPMGHFSGWAGAAALAVVALPVVVSTACAALELVPGSLREASAALGAPRWRTTLQVVLRASRSGILTGLLLATARIFGEAAPLLFTSLGNNFFTWNMNQPVAGLPQVLYLFATGPYDNWHQLAWAGALVSTAVVLGLLVIARLVSRHHD